A single Callithrix jacchus isolate 240 chromosome 4, calJac240_pri, whole genome shotgun sequence DNA region contains:
- the FOXO3 gene encoding forkhead box protein O3 isoform X2 encodes MRVQNEGTGKSSWWIINPDGGKSGKAPRRRAVSMDNSNKYTKSRGRAAKKKAALQTAPESADDSPSQLSKWPGSPTSRSSDELDAWTDFRSRTNSNASTVSGRLSPIMASTELDEVQDDDAPLSPMLYSSSASLSPSVSKPCTVELPRLTDMTGTMNLNDGLTENLMDDLLDNITLPPSQPSPTGGLMQRSSSFPYTTKGSGLGSPTSSFNSTVFGPSSLNSLRQSPMQTIQENKPATFSSMSHYGNQTLQDLLTSDSLSHSDVMMTQSDPLMSQASTAVSAQNSRRNVMLRNDPMMSFAAQPNQGSLVNQNLLHHQHQTQGALGGSRALSNSVSNMGLSESSSLGSAKHQQQSPVSQSMQTLSDSLSGSSLYSTSANLPVMGHEKFPSDLDLDMFNGSLECDMESIIRSELMDADGLDFNFDSLISTQNVVGLNVGNFTGAKQASSQSWVPG; translated from the coding sequence ATGCGAGTCCAGAATGAGGGTACTGGCAAGAGCTCTTGGTGGATCATCAACCCTGACGGGGGGAAGAGCGGAAAGGCCCCCCGGCGGCGAGCAGTCTCCATGGACAACAGCAACAAGTATACCAAGAGCCGTGGCCGCGCAGCTAAGAAGAAGGCAGCCCTGCAGACAGCCCCTGAATCAGCTGACGACAGTCCCTCCCAGCTCTCCAAGTGGCCTGGCAGCCCCACGTCACGCAGCAGTGATGAGCTGGATGCGTGGACGGACTTCCGTTCACGCACCAATTCCAACGCCAGCACAGTCAGTGGCCGCCTGTCACCAATCATGGCAAGCACAGAGTTGGATGAAGTCCAAGATGACGATGCGCCTCTCTCACCCATGCTCTACAGCAGCTCAGCCAGCCTGTCACCTTCAGTAAGCAAGCCATGCACAGTGGAACTGCCACGGCTGACTGATATGACAGGCACCATGAATCTGAATGATGGGTTGACTGAAAACCTCATGGATGACCTGCTGGATAACATCACGCTCCCGCCATCCCAGCCATCGCCCACTGGGGGGCTCATGCAGCGGAGCTCTAGCTTCCCGTACACCACCAAGGGCTCAGGCCTGGGCTCCCCAACCAGCTCCTTTAACAGCACGGTGTTTGGACCTTCATCTCTGAACTCGTTGCGCCAGTCTCCCATGCAGACCATCCAAGAGAACAAACCAGCTACCTTCTCTTCCATGTCACACTATGGTAACCAGACACTCCAAGACCTGCTCACTTCGGACTCACTTAGCCACAGCGATGTCATGATGACACAGTCGGACCCCTTGATGTCTCAGGCCAGCACCGCTGTGTCTGCCCAGAATTCCCGCCGGAACGTGATGCTTCGCAATGACCCGATGATGTCCTTTGCTGCCCAGCCTAACCAGGGAAGTTTGGTCAATCAGAACTTGCTCCACCACCAGCACCAAACCCAGGGCGCTCTTGGTGGCAGCCGTGCCTTGTCGAATTCTGTCAGCAACATGGGCTTGAGTGAGTCCAGCAGCCTTGGGTCAGCCAAACACCAGCAGCAGTCTCCTGTCAGCCAGTCTATGCAAACCCTCTCGGACTCTCTCTCAGGCTCCTCCTTGTACTCAACTAGTGCAAACCTGCCCGTTATGGGCCATGAGAAGTTCCCCAGCGACTTGGACCTGGACATGTTCAATGGGAGCTTGGAATGTGACATGGAGTCCATTATCCGTAGTGAACTCATGGATGCTGATGGGTTGGATTTTAACTTTGATTCCCTCATCTCCACACAGAATGTTGTTGGTTTGAACGTGGGGAACTTCACTGGTGCTAAGCAGGCCTCATCTCAGAGCTGGGTGCCAGGCTGA